A region from the Halomicroarcula saliterrae genome encodes:
- a CDS encoding metal-dependent hydrolase has protein sequence MRPVEHFAVAVIPVLVYTVVRHRRLPSGPGLLLVLLASQLPDIIDKPLAWTFGIIPSGRMLAHSVVVAVPILVVGTAIAARKGAGRRAVLFSLVYLAHIAGDFYQLLWKGRDAYFYPNLFWPLMEANPDLNPSFAANAPPNDMFILVSLVVFPLVVLYGLVHVVLSRRQNGDWHS, from the coding sequence ATGAGGCCGGTAGAGCACTTCGCCGTCGCTGTGATTCCAGTCCTCGTATACACCGTTGTTCGTCACCGCCGGCTCCCGTCCGGGCCGGGACTGCTACTGGTCTTGCTCGCGTCCCAGCTGCCCGACATCATCGACAAACCGCTCGCCTGGACGTTCGGTATCATTCCCAGCGGGCGCATGCTGGCACACTCCGTGGTGGTCGCCGTCCCGATTCTCGTCGTGGGCACTGCCATCGCCGCCAGAAAAGGGGCTGGGCGTCGCGCCGTCCTGTTCAGTCTCGTCTATCTCGCACACATCGCGGGCGATTTCTATCAGCTACTCTGGAAGGGTCGGGACGCGTACTTTTATCCGAACCTGTTCTGGCCGCTGATGGAAGCGAATCCGGACCTGAACCCGTCCTTCGCGGCGAACGCTCCGCCGAACGATATGTTCATACTGGTTTCGCTAGTGGTCTTCCCGCTGGTGGTACTGTACGGACTCGTCCACGTGGTTCTGTCCCGCCGACAGAATGGCGATTGGCACAGCTAG
- a CDS encoding sulfatase-like hydrolase/transferase: MTASPTAGPDAPDHVVVLVIDALRPDFAPDLLQLDFTRAVAPGTWTFPSVTSMQTGLPPHEHGAVAHTHPDDESFAIPKQYGGTETLPAVLEAAGYETYLGSAFITPYLALNGWYQSHRVYGDAPAETVLSDYRSWRRNRELSYAYLQLGDLHAPIEPPEEYVRNRDVDTSLEGLAELDKYTEDYSAAPPQWREQRLRLYQAALDYVEDTLESHLSEILDDTLVVVVGDHGEAMWENHELDKQFADSRPNYGVGHGGTPLDEIARVPLAVHHPSRDGPTFAGLPNGRDIPRTICDGVGITDPTFDGVSWFEGIPSDRSTVCEATRYGTERKAVYQGNEKVIRSQTRDITLGATVKDAGGETFDTLSEETMERLVAQLPDSWDDMDIEGEASAMVQDQLEALGYR; this comes from the coding sequence GTGACAGCGTCGCCCACGGCCGGTCCCGACGCACCGGACCACGTTGTCGTGCTGGTTATCGACGCGCTGCGACCGGATTTTGCGCCGGACCTCCTACAGCTGGATTTCACCAGAGCCGTCGCTCCCGGGACGTGGACGTTTCCGTCGGTCACGTCGATGCAGACTGGCCTCCCACCGCACGAACACGGCGCCGTCGCGCACACGCACCCGGACGACGAGTCGTTCGCCATTCCAAAGCAGTACGGTGGCACCGAGACTCTCCCCGCGGTGCTCGAAGCGGCGGGGTACGAGACGTACCTCGGGAGTGCGTTCATCACACCGTATCTCGCGCTCAACGGCTGGTACCAGTCCCACCGTGTCTACGGGGACGCGCCCGCCGAAACGGTGCTCTCCGACTACCGAAGCTGGCGGCGCAATCGGGAGCTGAGCTACGCCTACCTGCAGCTCGGTGACCTGCACGCCCCGATAGAGCCACCGGAGGAGTACGTCCGAAACCGAGACGTCGATACGTCCCTCGAAGGACTGGCCGAACTGGACAAGTACACCGAGGACTACAGTGCTGCACCGCCTCAGTGGCGCGAACAACGACTCCGACTCTACCAAGCGGCGCTCGACTACGTAGAGGACACCCTCGAATCACACCTCTCTGAAATCTTGGACGACACGCTCGTTGTCGTCGTCGGTGACCACGGCGAAGCCATGTGGGAGAACCACGAACTCGACAAGCAGTTCGCGGATTCGCGCCCGAACTACGGTGTCGGACACGGGGGCACACCGCTGGATGAGATCGCCCGAGTGCCACTAGCGGTGCATCATCCGTCACGCGACGGCCCGACGTTTGCCGGCTTGCCTAACGGCAGGGATATCCCACGCACAATCTGTGACGGCGTGGGTATCACGGACCCGACGTTCGACGGTGTCAGCTGGTTCGAGGGGATTCCGTCGGACCGCTCGACCGTCTGTGAGGCGACCCGGTACGGAACGGAACGAAAAGCGGTATATCAGGGGAACGAGAAGGTGATTCGCTCTCAGACGAGAGATATCACGCTGGGCGCGACAGTGAAAGACGCCGGTGGCGAGACGTTCGACACGCTATCGGAGGAAACCATGGAGCGGCTAGTGGCACAGCTTCCGGACAGCTGGGACGACATGGATATCGAGGGCGAGGCGTCGGCGATGGTACAGGACCAGCTCGAAGCGCTCGGATACCGGTAA
- a CDS encoding DUF1616 domain-containing protein: protein MSRLRNIWLLVPRPLARVPADLAAVGVLVLATNVLVFLPVLRDTPLRVLVGIPLVLFAPGYALLAALFPESGLEKSSVRDDSEPKLDSPAEGVSIGGLERVALSLGLSIAVVALAGLLLNYTPWGIRSVPIMVALSGFTLSFTGIAVRRRWVIPEADRFRVPYRDWYARARAEFVAPDSQTDLVLNVGLVVSVLLLATSVGYAVSVPQEGESFSEFYLVTENESGQLVADDYPTEFDRGQPRSLVVGISNNEHEQTSYTVIVQLQRVTRLDNETRIDESTQLARYQPTLAHNETWTRQHSVAPETTGSGLRLRYLLYRGQVDEPIDRSAAYRKLHLWVDVTQ, encoded by the coding sequence ATGAGTCGGCTGCGAAATATATGGTTGCTCGTCCCGCGGCCACTCGCACGGGTCCCGGCCGACCTGGCAGCAGTCGGCGTGCTGGTACTCGCCACCAACGTACTGGTGTTTCTCCCAGTACTCCGGGACACTCCACTTCGCGTACTCGTCGGCATTCCACTGGTGCTGTTCGCGCCCGGATACGCCCTACTCGCGGCCCTGTTTCCCGAATCGGGACTGGAAAAATCGTCCGTGAGAGACGACAGCGAACCCAAGCTGGACTCCCCAGCGGAGGGCGTCAGCATCGGGGGACTGGAGCGGGTGGCCCTATCGCTGGGACTGAGTATCGCCGTCGTGGCGCTCGCGGGGCTGTTGTTGAACTACACCCCGTGGGGAATCAGGTCAGTACCCATCATGGTCGCTCTCTCCGGATTTACGCTATCGTTCACCGGTATCGCCGTCCGTCGCCGGTGGGTGATACCGGAAGCGGACCGGTTTCGGGTTCCGTACCGAGACTGGTACGCGCGTGCCCGAGCGGAATTCGTCGCTCCCGACTCACAGACCGACCTCGTCCTCAACGTGGGGCTCGTGGTGAGCGTGTTACTGTTAGCCACGAGCGTCGGATACGCCGTCTCCGTCCCACAGGAGGGCGAATCCTTCTCGGAGTTCTATCTGGTCACGGAGAACGAGTCCGGGCAACTGGTCGCCGACGACTATCCCACCGAGTTCGACCGCGGCCAGCCGCGGTCGCTGGTAGTGGGCATCAGCAACAACGAACACGAGCAGACGTCGTACACAGTCATCGTCCAGTTACAGCGTGTCACGCGGTTGGACAACGAGACCCGCATAGACGAATCGACGCAGCTGGCTCGGTACCAACCCACGCTGGCACACAACGAGACGTGGACACGACAACACTCGGTCGCCCCGGAGACGACCGGCAGTGGCCTCCGGCTCCGGTATCTGCTCTACCGCGGTCAGGTCGACGAGCCTATCGACCGCTCGGCCGCCTATCGAAAACTCCACCTCTGGGTGGACGTGACTCAGTAG
- a CDS encoding flippase codes for MGKLENKIGDLLKSSAVVFVGLVFGKALGLLGEALIVRSLPPETYGSLALAYTITLLCGRIGNFGLQDGVTRLMSAETERSDKLRILQHGFVLAVFSGVLLGAGLLMTRELIATFVDDSLVSSYLVVFAPLVLLLIVRGIVFNALRAEERSLAAVLSRDIFGRLIPFAFLGSALYLGMPTNAAIGYWIGLPLLITVSALFFLRDQYPVSDIVTFRPRKEILGRLGRFSLPLAMSTYIFTFLSYFDILMIGYFLESSQVGFYRAIQPLQQISTLLMTAFTFLFLPTATQYYEEGDISGLGSFYSVSTKWLIIGTLPIVLVFSLFAEDVVRTLFGVAYLPAAPALAVLVAGQSFRAMVGLDGDIVKAMDRTEIELGSALAGLVVNVALNLYLIPRYGITGAAFATVVGYVVYNVVEVAIIYRLLGIHPFAFNNFKPAVVTVVFAVGVRYVTRGNEYSLLALCGIGALFGLVALISTVGTKSLDSTDRELLDRVAERTGIDLEPVQRFM; via the coding sequence GTGGGGAAGCTCGAAAATAAAATCGGTGACCTTCTTAAAAGCTCAGCGGTCGTTTTCGTCGGATTGGTCTTTGGGAAGGCCCTCGGTCTCCTCGGAGAAGCGCTCATCGTCCGGTCTCTGCCCCCAGAGACGTACGGGTCACTCGCGCTGGCATACACGATTACGCTCCTTTGTGGCCGCATCGGAAACTTCGGTCTCCAGGATGGAGTGACCCGCCTCATGTCGGCCGAGACGGAACGGTCAGACAAACTCCGGATTCTCCAGCACGGATTCGTTCTGGCAGTGTTCTCCGGCGTATTGCTCGGCGCGGGGCTTCTGATGACGCGGGAACTCATCGCGACGTTTGTGGACGACTCTCTCGTGAGTAGCTACCTCGTCGTCTTCGCCCCGCTCGTGCTACTACTGATCGTCAGAGGCATCGTGTTCAACGCACTACGAGCCGAAGAGCGGTCTCTCGCTGCTGTGCTCTCACGAGACATCTTCGGCCGGCTGATTCCTTTTGCGTTCTTGGGTAGCGCGCTGTATCTGGGGATGCCGACCAACGCGGCTATCGGGTACTGGATCGGCCTGCCGTTGTTGATCACCGTCTCTGCGCTCTTTTTTTTGCGGGACCAGTATCCGGTGTCGGACATCGTCACGTTTCGTCCCAGAAAAGAGATACTTGGCCGTCTCGGACGGTTTTCGCTGCCGCTCGCGATGAGCACGTACATCTTCACGTTTCTCTCGTATTTCGATATCCTGATGATCGGATACTTCCTCGAGTCGAGCCAAGTCGGGTTTTACCGGGCGATACAGCCACTCCAACAGATTTCCACGCTGCTCATGACCGCGTTTACGTTCCTCTTCTTACCGACAGCGACGCAGTACTACGAGGAAGGCGATATCTCGGGACTGGGGTCGTTCTACTCCGTTTCGACTAAATGGCTGATAATCGGGACACTCCCGATAGTGCTCGTCTTTTCGCTGTTTGCCGAGGATGTCGTTCGCACGCTGTTCGGTGTGGCCTATCTCCCTGCTGCGCCGGCACTCGCTGTGTTGGTCGCTGGACAGTCCTTTCGTGCAATGGTCGGGCTAGACGGTGATATCGTGAAAGCGATGGACCGGACCGAAATAGAGTTGGGCTCGGCTCTAGCTGGCCTCGTGGTCAACGTGGCTCTCAATCTCTATCTCATCCCTCGCTACGGGATTACCGGTGCAGCGTTCGCGACTGTCGTCGGCTACGTCGTGTACAACGTCGTGGAAGTCGCTATCATCTATCGACTCTTGGGAATCCATCCGTTCGCGTTCAACAATTTCAAACCCGCCGTAGTGACGGTCGTCTTCGCAGTAGGAGTCCGATACGTGACTCGCGGGAACGAATACAGTCTGCTCGCGCTGTGTGGCATCGGTGCGCTGTTCGGACTCGTCGCCCTCATCTCGACGGTCGGGACCAAAAGCCTCGATTCGACAGATAGAGAGCTCCTCGACCGAGTTGCAGAACGTACGGGGATCGACCTCGAACCGGTGCAACGGTTCATGTAG